Proteins encoded in a region of the Larimichthys crocea isolate SSNF chromosome XVI, L_crocea_2.0, whole genome shotgun sequence genome:
- the itgb4 gene encoding integrin beta-4 isoform X1 translates to MGRWTLHLSVGLGLLAVLLTCCYAEVNYCFASRAGTCSECLQAGVGCAYCTEETFEGPRCDLHKNIIAQGCKTEAIIKYEGDMKIEQKKQINTLLQQSQVSPQLMSLSFLPGEEREVDVQVFAPTKGPLDLYILMDFSNSMADDLDNLKKMGKKFADLVSSLSEDYTIGFGKFVDKVIEPQTDMRSSKLKEPWPNSDPPFSFKNVIKLTSDVKFFTNELQKERISGNLDAPEGGFDAILQAAVCTDKIGWRKHSTHLLVFSTESAFHYEADGANVLSGILPRNDEQCHLDDTGSYTKDIHQDYPSIPTLVRVLGKNNIIPIFAVTNHSYTYYQKLQEYFPIAEVDLLQEDSSNIVQVMENAFKRIRSKMSIRAEDRPKVFETHFLSADRHLSQYGDFNFQPGEIGNFKMQLKAQRMINDEPVCKMDMSDKEGTMKVKPTTFGDGVNINALLLCPTCPCEKTPFNKANRCNGNGDLVCGKCRCYDGWQGPFCNCSESSSALATNQCVLPGMLEPCSGRGDCMPCGICACYNPDQFEGQYCQYDKTQCQRFGGFLCNDRGSCVMGRCACSEGWEGNACECPQSNQTCLDSKGGVCNGRGKCVCGRCECPQSAFDITSTCEPNFQQYSGACEGTRACAQCLAWGTGEKKEKEECDKCTFTIEKVDELKKREEVLDLCSFRDEEDDCTYHYTVENDEDLKKDLKVQVLKKKDCPPASLLWLLPLLLFLLLLLALLLLCCWKYCACCKSCWQRFLALLPCCRKGRMVGFKEDEYLLRQSLLTSDHLDTPMVRTGPPKGTDVVRWKVTDNVHRGPNHPEALIKPNPKETIQFPISLRLNRLFHENLSHPESRDAEQLRKEVADNLNEVYKQIPGAQKVQKTAFRMQRNAGKRQDYAIVDTILSAPRSSYPDIVKLTEKNVQSGNLHDLKVVPGYYTVATDREAAGAIEFQEDVESVDVHVPLFVKDEDDDKKQLQVEAMDVPLGIAEIGKRLVNITIIKEHASSVFSFLQPAYTYSRQDGVANIPIVREIIEDGRTQVTYRTRDLTAKDKKDYVTVEGDLSYGLGETQKTVPVRLLELGENDGLLEDKQVKQFVMDLSNPRQGAKLGRYPRTTVTIADQPEPSVMMFKKGTQNFTTSDPTYTIPVVRSRNQDTAATVKWRTKKAQRFELSGPLKFGPGETEKNIVIDPKAHSGPIQPETFHLELFEPSSNASIGERKTTLVNVTDGAPRTMAQMQQKGYISPKTSASGGFPLSPENPVAKATGPRSIRLNWDPPSGNPMGYKVKYWIYGDPEKDAEVLDVNTTHAELTNLYPYCDYEMRVCAYNAMGDGYDTDVVTCQTLEDVPGEPGRLAFNVISPTVTQLSWAEPAETNGKITAYEVIYTPIDDEQKAVGAAKKVKIDNPKKRMLLIENLQNAQTYQYKVRAKNSVGWGPFRDATINLASQPARPLSIPIIPDIPIVDAEAGDEYDSYLMYSNEVLKSPTGSKTPSVSGDGWKYVQLVGSNLDLRKVSWKKRVDIIPSRLSTDTETSLDETPHPSSAQTALPDYTMNGTFLYPGGSATRNMSASSSPMSTLSSNYRGAGSSYTTETNTTYMSGAGSSRRQEMIGGGLHTTEVIMRKRSENRGYTDENIRDSIVMGDVLSKFPDLGGFGYTGMQSTSQSQFSYSLSQGSRARTQSSDVNEALYNLDRVLQDARVSPGVPDTPSRLVFSALGPTALKVSWQEPHCEKDIMGYCVLYQLLNGGEVRRINVTNPAENSVIIQDLLPNHSYLFKVKAQSQEGWGPEREGVITIESAVDPKSPLSPMPGSPFTLSTPSAPGPLVFTALSPDSLQLSWEKPRKPNGDILGYVVTCEQLHGGGDMRSFQVTGDNAETSLTVPNLTENIPYKFKVQARTTQGFGPEREGIITIESQDGSALSQYNSQSMTRREVFQMPTEVSTRTNVSHTMLNDPYFSDGMMMTTQHTESSGMVTRQITKEVVQRSVIGGTTVTKKMFYES, encoded by the exons ATGGGGAGATGGACATTACATCTCTCGGTGGGGCTTGGGCTTCTAGCTGTCCTGTTAACCTGCTGTTATGCTGAAG TGAACTACTGCTTCGCCAGCAGGGCCGGGACCTGCTCGGAGTGCCTGCAGGCTGGGGTTGGTTGCGCCTACTGCACTGAAGAG ACCTTTGAAGGCCCTCGCTGTGACCTCCACAAGAATATAATTGCCCAAGGCTGCAAAACTGAAGCTATTATAAAATATGAGGGCGATATGAAGATAGAACAA AAAAAGCAAATCAACACTTTACTTCAGCAGTCTCAAGTATCTCCACAGCTGATGAGCCTGTCTTTTCTGCCTGGAGAGGAAAGGGAGGTGGATGTGCAGGTGTTTGCTCCAACCAAAGGCCCACTGGATCTTTATATTCTTATGGACTTCTCCAACTCCATGGCTGACGATTTGGACAACTTGAAAAAGATGGGCAAAAAATTTG CTGATTTGGTGAGCTCACTGTCAGAGGACTACACCATTGGGTTTGGAAAGTTTGTGGACAAAGTGATTGAGCCCCAGACTGACATGAGATCCTCCAA ACTTAAAGAGCCATGGCCCAACAGTGATCCTCCATTCTCGTTCAAAAATGTCATTAAGCTGACCAGTGACGTGAAGTTTTTCACAAATGAGCTCCAGAAGGAAAGAATATCTGGCAACCTGGACGCTCCTGAAGGAGGTTTTGATGCCATATTGCAGGCTGCAGTTTGTACG GATAAGATCGGCTGGCGCAAGCACAGCACACATCTCCTGGTTTTCTCCACTGAGTCAGCCTTTCACTACGAGGCTGACGGTGCTAACGTACTGTCAGGCATCCTGCCACGCAATGACGAGCAGTGTCACCTGGACGACACAGGCAGTTACACAAAGGATATACACCAAGATTACCCTTCAATACCCACACTGGTCCGTGTGCTGGGCAAAAACAACATCATTCCCATCTTTGCTGTCACAAACCACTCCTATACATACTACCAG AAACTCCAAGAGTATTTCCCCATTGCTGAGGTTGATCTGCTACAAGAGGACTCATCCAATATCGTGCAAGTCATGGAAAATGCCTTCAAG AGGATCCGATCAAAGATGAGCATCCGTGCAGAAGACAGACCCAAGGTTTTCGAAACACATTTCTTGTCCGCCGATCGACACCTTTCACAATACGGGGATTTTAATTTCCAACCTGGAGAAata GGCAATTTCAAGATGCAGCTCAAAGCCCAGCGGATGATCAATGACGAGCCTGTCTGTAAGATGGATATGAGTGATAAAGAAGGAACAATGAAAGTCAAACCTACAACCTTTGGCGATGGTGTCAACATTAATGCTTTGCTCCTATGTCCAACCTGCCCTTGTGAGAAG ACCCCCTTCAATAAAGCAAACAGATGCAACGGCAATGGAGACCTGGTGTGCGGGAAGTGTCGGTGCTATGATGGCTG GCAAGGTCCTTTCTGTAACTGCTCAGAAAGTTCTTCAGCTCTGGCCACCAACCAGTGTGTACTTCCAGGAATGTTGGAACCTTGTTCAGGCCGTGGAGATTGCATGCCGTGTGGAATCTGTGCGTGCTATAACCCCGATCAGTTTGAAGGACAGTACTGTCAGTACGATAAAACCCAGTGCCAACGATTCGGAGGCTTCCTCTGCAATG ACCGTGGCTCTTGCGTGATGGGTCGGTGTGCATGTTCTGAGGGCTGGGAGGGTAATGCCTGTGAGTGTCCCCAGAGCAACCAGACCTGTCTGGACAGCAAGGGC GGTGTCTGCAACGGGCGAGGTAAATGTGTATGTGGCCGCTGTGAGTGTCCACAGTCTGCTTTCGACATTACTTCAACCTGTGAGCCAAATTTCCAG cAATACTCAGGTGCGTGCGAGGGTACAAGGGCTTGTGCCCAGTGTCTGGCCTGGgggacaggagagaagaaagagaaggaggagtgtGATAAGTGCACCTTTACCATTGAAAAGGTGGATGAACTCAAAAAAC GTGAGGAGGTGCTTGATTTGTGCAGTTTCCGTGATGAGGAGGATGACTGCACATACCATTACACTGTCGAAAACGATGAAGATCTGAAGAAAGACTTGAAAGTTCAGGTGCTCAAAAAGAAAG ATTGTCCTCCTGCCAGCCTCTTGTGGTTACTGCCGCTCCTCTTGTTTCTCCTGTTACTGCTGGCacttctgctgctctgctgttggAAATACTGTGCCTGCTGCAAAAGCTGCTGGCAG AGATTTCTTGCCCTGCTGCCTTGCTGTAGAAAAG GTCGCATGGTGGGCTTTAAGGAAGATGAGTATTTGCTCCGCCAGTCTCTGCTCACCTCAGACCACCTGGACACACCAATGGTAAGGACTGGCCCACCCAAAGGAACAGATGTGGTTCGCTGGAAGGTCACTGATAACGTACACCGAGGACCGAACCACCCTGAGGCACTGATAAAGCCCAACCCTAAAGAGACCA TCCAGTTCCCAATCTCTCTCAGGCTAAACAGGTTGTTCCATGAGAACCTGTCTCACCCTGAATCCAGAGACGCTGAACAGCTCCGCAAGGAAGTAGCTGAtaat TTAAATGAGGTGTACAAGCAGATTCCTGGTGCCCAGAAGGTGCAAAAAACCGCATTCAG AATGCAGCGAAATGCCGGAAAAAG GCAGGACTACGCCATTGTGGACACCATCTTGTCTGCTCCTCGTAGCAGCTACCCTGATATTgttaaactgacagaaaaaaatgtccagTCTGGAAACTTACATGACCTCAAAGTGGTGCCTGGCTACTACACTGTGGCCACAGACAGAG AGGCTGCAGGAGCTATCGAGTTTCAAGAAGATGTGGAGTCGGTAGATGTTCATGTGCCGCTCTTCGTCAAGGATGAAGACGATgacaaaaaacagctgcaggtgGAAGCCATGGATGTGCCACTGGGCATTGCTGAGATTGGAAAACGTTTGGTTAACATCACCATTATCAAAGAGCATG CCTCAAGTGTCTTCTCATTCCTCCAGCCGGCCTACACCTACAGCCGGCAGGATGGGGTGGCCAACATCCCAATTGTCAGAGAGATCATAGAAGACGGACGCACACAGGTCACCTACCGCACACGAGACCTCACAGCCAAGGATAAGAAG GATTATGTGACTGTGGAGGGAGACCTATCCTATGGTCTTGGTGAGACCCAGAAAACAGTCCCGGTTCGTCTGCTGGAGCTGGGTGAGAATGATGGCCTCCTGGAAGACAAACAGGTCAAGCAATTTGTTATGGATCTCAGTAACCCACGGCAGGGCGCCAAGCTGGGACGCTACCCAAGAACTACTGTCACCATCGCAGACCAACCAG aGCCCAGTGTGATGATGTTCAAAAAGGGCACCCAGAATTTCACCACATCTGACCCAACCTACACCATCCCTGTGGTTCGTTCTCGCAACCAGGACACAGCTGCCACAGTGAAATGGCGCACCAAGAAGGCCCAGCGCTTTGAGCTATCTGGCCCACTGAAGTTTGGTCCTGGAGAGACGGAGAAAAACATAGTGATCGACCCGAAGGCCCATTCTGGTCCAATCCAGCCAGAGACCTTTCATTTGGAGCTGTTTGAGCCAAGTAGCAATGCTTCTATTGGAGAAAGGAAGACTACTCTTGTCAATGTCACTGATGGAG CTCCCAGAACTATGGCCCAGATGCAGCAGAAGGGCTACATAAGCCCAAAAACCTCAGCCTCTGGTGGTTTCCCGCTCTCCCCAGAAAATCCTGTGGCCAAGGCAACTGGACCCAGAAGCATCCGCCTCAACTGGGACCCACCGTCTGGCAACCCCATGGGGTACAAG GTCAAGTATTGGATCTACGGTGACCCAGAGAAAGATGCTGAGGTGTTAGATGTGAATACTACTCATGCTGAGTTGACCAATCTGTACCCCTATTGTGACTATGAGATGCGAGTGTGCGCCTACAATGCAATGGGAGATGGCTACGATACAGACGTTGTTACCTGTCAAACACTGGAGGATG TGCCTGGTGAACCTGGACGTCTAGCCTTTAATGTCATCAGTCCAACTGTCACTCAGCTCAGCTGGGCAGAGCCTGCAGAGACCAATGGCAAAATTACAGCTTATGAGGTCATCTACACCCCCATCGATGATGAACAGA AGGCAGTGGGTGCTGCCAAGAAAGTAAAGATTGACAACCCCAAGAAGAGAATGCTGTTGATCGAGAATCTCCAAAACGCCCAGACCTACCAGTACAAAGTCCGTGCCAAGAACAGCGTGGGCTGGGGCCCCTTCAGAGATGCCACCATCAACCTGGCCTCACAGCCTGCCAGACCTCTGTCCA TTCCCATCATTCCAGATATCCCCATCGTAGACGCAGAAGCAGGAGACGAGTATGACAGCTACCTGATGTACAGCAATGAGGTGCTGAAATCCCCCACAGGCTCCAAGACACCCAGCGTCTCTGGTGATG GGTGGAAATATGTCCAGTTGGTGGGGTCCAACCTGGATCTCCGTAAGGTGTCGTGGAAAAAGCGTGTGGACATCATCCCCAGTCGgctcagcacagacacagagacaagccTTGACGAGACCCCCCACCCCAGCTCTGCTCAAACAGCCCTGCCAG ATTACACGATGAATGGCACCTTCCTTTACCCAGGGGGATCAGCGACACGCAACATGTCAGCTTCGTCCTCTCCCATGTCCACTTTGAGCTCAAACTACAGAGGGGCAGGCAGCTCCTAcaccacagaaacaaacaccacCTACATGTCCGGAGCAG GAAGCTCTCGTAGACAGGAAATGATCGGAGGAGGACTTCACACAACAGAAGTGATCATGAGGAAGCGCTCAGAGAACAGAGGttacacagatgaaaacatcCGTGACTCTATTGTCATGGGAGACGTGTTGAGCAAGTTCCCAGATCTAG GTGGTTTCGGCTACACTGGGATGCAGAGCACCTCTCAGAGCCAGTTCAGCTACAGCCTGTCTCAGGGTTCGAGGGCCAGGACCCAGTCTTCAGACGTCAATGAGGCCCTTTATAATCTGGACAGGGTGCTCCAGG ATGCTCGAGTTTCTCCAGGTGTTCCTGACACCCCCAGCAGACTGGTGTTTTCCGCTCTGGGTCCCACTGCCCTCAAAGTCAGCTGGCAGGAACCCCACTGTGAGAAAGACATCATGGGCTACTGTGTTCTCTACCAGCTGCTCAATGGAG GTGAGGTGAGGCGTATTAATGTGACAAACCCAGCAGAGAACTCTGTGATCATCCAGGACCTGCTGCCCAACCATTCCTACCTATTCAAGGTGAAGGCTCAGAGCCAGGAGGGCTGGGgtccagagagagagggagtcatCACCATCGAGTCTGCTGTTGACCCCAAGAGTCCCCTCAGCCCCATGCCAG GCTCACCATTTACTCTGAGCACCCCCAGTGCCCCAGGCCCCCTGGTCTTCACTGCCCTGAGTCCTGATTCCCTGCAGCTCAGCTGGGAGAAACCACGTAAACCCAACGGAGACATCCTGGGATATGTAGTCACTTGTGAACAGCTGCATGGTGGAG GAGACATGCGTTCTTTCCAGGTGACTGGCGACAACGCTGAGACCAGTCTGACCGTCCCAAACCTGACCGAGAACATTCCTTACAAATTCAAAGTCCAGGCTCGAACCACACAGGGCTTCGGTCCTGAGAGAGAAGGCATCATCACCATAGAGTCTCAGGATGGAA GTGCTTTGTCTCAGTACAACAGCCAATCAATGACGAGGAGGGAAGTTTTCCAGATGCCAACAGAGGTCAGCACGCGAACCAACGTCTCCCACACCATGCTTAACGACCCGTACTTCTCAG ATGGGATGATGATGACCACGcagcacacagagagcagcGGCATGGTGACCCGTCAAATCACCAAGGAAGTGGTTCAGAGGAGCGTCATCGGCGGAACCACTGTCACAAAGAAGATGTTTTATGAATCTTAA